In Paenibacillus guangzhouensis, a single window of DNA contains:
- a CDS encoding M1 family metallopeptidase, with translation MNHTTWMKISKRMLACSMVFTLATSPILSTGAAMAAPAPPTTNHINEQTAVHSPIQYQIDVRLDEKNMTLHGSQTVVFRNTSKDNLKELVFHTFADANRSKDTQAGMFERTNAQIQKEEPNRQPEDFFGGIDISSVQSNGQALSFTNKNQALTAALGQELKPGESITVQLKFEVKIPYGSQRLSYYKDIINGAHWFPVMSVYDENKHQWDKTPYSKTFETDYYTSSDFQVNFNVPASYQLSMPGTITEIDAKEAGRKILSTVANNTREFVFFASPNFKVASETRDGLTVQYYYFDNMQGKKEIIDQYIDQAFKAINFFSDKYGKYPYPEFRIVESYVQGVAVEFARVIQMGLIQNRVDVPQDTVFVHEIAHQWFHALIGNNSETESFLDEGFADFSKVYFSEKQGDESNGFKSIQIDDASYDNIIASTNDEVGDSANPVYYGKGRQAIYQLYRNVGEEKFDQFMKAYFKRYVYQNATIDGLLQTIEDTLGKPQRVEMEKALRQPNFELKKEYQMTPQEKAAYWHEQVKAIVQNVFDQNPTAPYESMNRVIHKALQGEPLTIVLSDQLSKPAKAQQELLLQQLQGTFEFMGIKASVVTERQAIKSKLERELANSNLIVIGNAKSNALIQAMKPGIMKRSEEIGFPWINMMNQKDNSGAYVIKHPYNKNRLIVNFFWTGEELSEKAVEPYTMKAVGALNFSSNFYQFYTMDQTGKVQQSKNTENPLAKILDNE, from the coding sequence ATGAATCACACAACTTGGATGAAAATCTCCAAACGGATGTTAGCATGCTCTATGGTATTTACTTTAGCTACAAGCCCTATCCTTAGCACAGGTGCTGCGATGGCTGCGCCTGCACCACCTACTACGAACCATATCAATGAACAAACTGCTGTTCACAGCCCGATCCAATACCAAATCGACGTCCGCTTGGATGAGAAGAACATGACGCTTCACGGCAGTCAGACTGTCGTATTCCGCAATACGTCCAAAGACAATTTGAAAGAACTTGTCTTCCATACGTTCGCAGATGCGAACCGTTCAAAAGATACGCAAGCAGGAATGTTCGAGCGTACCAATGCCCAAATTCAAAAAGAAGAGCCTAACCGTCAACCGGAAGATTTCTTCGGCGGTATCGATATTTCATCGGTGCAATCCAATGGACAAGCCTTGTCATTCACCAATAAGAATCAAGCTCTGACAGCAGCATTGGGACAAGAATTGAAACCAGGCGAATCGATCACCGTTCAACTGAAATTTGAGGTCAAAATTCCATACGGCTCACAGCGTTTGTCATACTACAAAGATATTATCAATGGAGCTCATTGGTTCCCTGTGATGTCCGTCTATGACGAGAACAAACATCAGTGGGATAAGACACCTTATAGTAAAACCTTTGAAACGGACTATTACACGTCATCCGATTTCCAAGTGAATTTCAACGTACCTGCATCCTACCAATTATCCATGCCAGGAACGATCACGGAGATCGATGCCAAGGAAGCCGGCCGGAAGATTCTATCAACCGTGGCTAATAATACGCGGGAATTCGTCTTCTTCGCGAGCCCCAATTTCAAAGTGGCCAGCGAGACGCGAGATGGCTTGACCGTGCAATATTACTATTTTGACAACATGCAAGGTAAAAAAGAAATCATCGATCAATATATCGATCAAGCGTTCAAAGCGATTAACTTCTTCAGTGACAAGTACGGCAAATACCCGTACCCTGAATTCCGCATCGTAGAGTCCTATGTCCAAGGTGTAGCCGTCGAATTTGCACGTGTCATCCAAATGGGATTGATTCAGAACAGGGTCGACGTCCCGCAAGATACCGTATTCGTGCATGAGATTGCCCATCAATGGTTCCATGCCTTGATCGGGAATAACTCCGAGACAGAATCGTTCCTAGATGAAGGATTCGCAGATTTCTCGAAAGTCTATTTCTCGGAGAAGCAAGGCGATGAGTCGAATGGATTTAAATCGATTCAAATCGACGATGCATCCTACGATAACATCATCGCTTCAACGAATGATGAAGTTGGGGATTCAGCCAATCCTGTCTATTACGGTAAAGGCCGTCAAGCCATCTACCAATTGTACCGGAATGTCGGTGAAGAAAAATTCGACCAATTCATGAAAGCATATTTCAAACGGTACGTCTATCAGAATGCGACAATCGATGGGCTGCTTCAGACGATCGAAGATACACTAGGCAAGCCACAGCGTGTCGAAATGGAGAAGGCCTTGCGACAACCGAACTTCGAGTTGAAAAAGGAATATCAGATGACGCCGCAAGAAAAAGCAGCTTATTGGCATGAACAAGTGAAAGCCATTGTTCAAAACGTGTTTGATCAAAATCCAACAGCTCCCTACGAGTCAATGAACCGAGTCATTCATAAAGCACTGCAAGGCGAGCCGCTTACGATTGTATTAAGCGATCAACTGTCTAAACCGGCTAAAGCACAGCAGGAGCTGCTTCTACAACAATTGCAAGGCACCTTCGAATTCATGGGTATCAAAGCTTCTGTTGTAACAGAACGACAAGCGATCAAATCGAAGCTTGAGAGGGAACTCGCGAATAGCAACCTCATTGTTATCGGCAATGCAAAATCGAATGCACTCATTCAAGCGATGAAGCCTGGCATCATGAAGCGCTCCGAAGAGATTGGATTCCCGTGGATAAACATGATGAATCAGAAGGATAACTCGGGAGCGTATGTAATCAAACACCCGTATAACAAGAACCGTCTCATCGTGAACTTCTTCTGGACGGGAGAAGAGCTTAGCGAGAAAGCCGTCGAACCCTACACGATGAAAGCGGTTGGAGCACTGAATTTCTCAAGCAACTTCTATCAATTCTATACGATGGATCAAACAGGTAAAGTACAGCAAAGTAAAAATACTGAAAATCCACTGGCAAAGATTTTAGACAATGAATAA
- the ilvD gene encoding dihydroxy-acid dehydratase, whose translation MTQKKMRSDMIKKGFDRAPHRSLLRAAGVKEEDFDKPFIAVCNSYIDIVPGHVHLQEFGKIVKEAIREAGGVPFEFNTIGVDDGIAMGHIGMRYSLPSREIIADSLETVVSAHWFDGMICIPNCDKITPGMMMGALRVNIPTMFVSGGPMKAGRTSDGRAISLTSVFEGVGAFMAGKIDENSLTELEQYGCPTCGSCSGMFTANSMNCLAEGLGLALPGNGTILAVAPERKDFVRQSARQLMELIKADIKPRDIVTIEAIDNAFALDMAMGGSTNTVLHTLALAHEAGFEYPIERINEVAKRVPHLAKIAPASDYHIEDVHNAGGVSAVLNELFKKEGALHGDCITVTGKTLRENVAGCEIKDTDVIHTLDNPHSVEGGLSVLFGNIAPRGSIIKVGAVDKSVGGYHKGPAICFDSQDDALYGIANGKVKEGHVVVIRYEGPKGGPGMPEMLAPTSQIVGMGLGAKVGLITDGRFSGASRGISIGHISPEAAEGGPIAFIEDGDIIELDLKNRTINLIDVSDEEFARRQANWKGFEPKVKTGYLARYSKLVTNASTGGVMKV comes from the coding sequence ATGACACAGAAGAAAATGCGTTCAGATATGATTAAAAAAGGCTTCGACCGCGCTCCACATCGCAGCTTGCTGCGTGCTGCAGGCGTGAAAGAAGAAGACTTCGACAAGCCGTTTATCGCCGTATGCAACTCATACATTGACATCGTTCCGGGTCATGTCCACTTACAAGAGTTCGGTAAAATTGTAAAAGAAGCGATTCGCGAAGCAGGAGGCGTCCCATTCGAATTCAATACGATCGGCGTCGATGACGGGATTGCCATGGGGCATATCGGTATGCGTTATTCCCTTCCGAGCCGCGAGATTATCGCAGACTCCCTTGAGACGGTTGTATCCGCACACTGGTTCGATGGCATGATCTGTATCCCGAACTGTGACAAGATCACACCAGGGATGATGATGGGAGCCCTCCGTGTGAACATCCCAACGATGTTCGTCAGCGGCGGCCCGATGAAAGCTGGTCGCACGAGTGACGGTCGTGCCATTTCCCTTACTTCCGTATTCGAAGGCGTTGGCGCTTTCATGGCAGGTAAGATCGATGAGAATAGCTTGACAGAGCTTGAGCAATACGGCTGCCCGACTTGTGGTTCCTGCTCCGGTATGTTCACGGCAAACTCCATGAACTGTCTCGCAGAAGGCCTTGGCCTTGCATTACCAGGCAACGGTACGATTCTTGCAGTCGCTCCAGAGCGTAAAGATTTCGTAAGACAATCTGCGCGTCAATTAATGGAACTGATCAAAGCAGATATTAAACCGCGCGATATCGTAACCATTGAAGCCATCGACAACGCATTTGCGCTCGATATGGCAATGGGGGGATCCACGAACACGGTTCTTCACACGCTTGCCCTTGCGCATGAAGCAGGCTTTGAATACCCAATCGAACGGATCAATGAAGTAGCCAAACGCGTTCCACACTTGGCGAAAATTGCACCAGCTTCGGATTACCATATTGAAGATGTTCACAATGCAGGCGGTGTTAGCGCTGTATTGAATGAATTGTTCAAGAAAGAAGGCGCTCTTCACGGCGACTGCATTACCGTCACTGGTAAGACACTCCGTGAGAACGTAGCAGGCTGTGAGATTAAGGATACGGACGTGATTCATACGCTCGATAACCCGCATAGCGTTGAAGGCGGACTTTCTGTCCTATTCGGTAACATCGCACCGCGCGGTTCCATTATTAAAGTCGGTGCCGTTGATAAATCGGTTGGCGGCTACCACAAAGGTCCTGCCATCTGCTTCGACTCGCAGGATGATGCACTGTACGGAATTGCGAACGGCAAAGTTAAGGAAGGCCATGTCGTCGTTATTCGTTATGAAGGACCTAAAGGCGGACCGGGTATGCCAGAAATGCTAGCCCCTACCTCGCAAATCGTGGGTATGGGACTCGGCGCTAAAGTCGGCCTCATTACAGACGGTCGTTTCTCTGGCGCATCCCGCGGGATCAGTATCGGTCATATCTCTCCGGAAGCAGCTGAAGGCGGTCCTATCGCGTTCATTGAAGACGGCGATATCATCGAGCTGGATCTGAAGAACCGTACCATCAACTTGATCGATGTGAGCGATGAAGAATTCGCGCGTCGTCAAGCGAATTGGAAAGGTTTCGAACCAAAAGTCAAAACCGGCTACCTCGCTCGTTATTCGAAGCTCGTAACGAATGCAAGCACCGGCGGTGTCATGAAGGTATAA
- a CDS encoding DUF1904 family protein — MPHLLFRGVEAEKLGQICQPLAQELADICSCGTDNFTFECLHTTVVLGGDMISSFSFIQVGWFERGDEVRDRFAEAVTRSVKSLGIPEVEVVFIAYEEKAYYIDGVRCDRL, encoded by the coding sequence TTGCCCCATTTATTGTTCAGAGGCGTTGAGGCAGAGAAGCTTGGACAGATCTGTCAACCACTCGCACAGGAGCTAGCTGACATCTGCTCTTGCGGAACCGACAACTTTACATTTGAATGTCTACATACCACCGTTGTGTTAGGCGGAGATATGATATCATCCTTTTCTTTCATTCAGGTGGGCTGGTTCGAGCGGGGCGACGAGGTCCGGGATCGGTTCGCAGAAGCCGTTACGCGCAGTGTTAAATCGTTAGGCATTCCAGAGGTAGAGGTTGTATTCATCGCGTATGAAGAGAAGGCGTACTATATTGATGGCGTCCGCTGCGACAGACTTTAA